CACCCACAACATCGATGGATAACCAATGGAAATATTGAGATTTTGCGACAATTTGCTTCTGAAAATATCCGTTTGGAGCAACAATTTTTTTAATCTGTCATCAGTAATTTTTCAAAAGCCATTCGTGGTGTTCCTCTAAAATATACGGTGCCACAATAGGTGTACTTTGCCTTCTCAAGTACTTTAAGCATTGCGTAATTATCGAAATTGGTATCGATTTTTATACTATTCACACCACGTTGTTTTGCTAATATTTCAGCTTTTTGTAATATTTGATGTGCAAAACCTTTACCTTTAGCTCGTATAGAGATTGCCATTCGATGCACTACCATATAAGGTGTACCTTTTTGGGAAAGCCAATGCCCTTCCAGTATTTCATAAGCAGGTTCTACATCAAAAATAACAGCAACATAACCAATAATTTCGAGGTTATGTAAGACAACGTATCCATACTGTTGGGCAATGTCAGCGGCAATGGTATTCAGGTTCGGATATCCGTCTTGCCATTGGGTGCTTCCTTCTTCTTTTCGAGAGCGGATAGCTTGTTGGATGATTTCCCAAATTAGAGGCAAATCATCAGGCAGAGCTTTTTGTAATACAATCATCAGTTAATTTCATCGGACAAACACAAGTTCATTGGGCTTAAGGGTATGTTCTTGGCTGAAATGATATCCTTCGTAGTTAAATCCTTTTATATCTTCAATTGAATCAATTTGGTTTTCTATCAGATAACGAGCCATAAGTCCGCGTGCCTTTTTAGCAAAAAAACTAATTGTTTTTAAGGAATCTCCTTTCCAATCTTTAAATATGGGGGTGATTATGGTAGCCTTGAGTTTACGCGTATCTATGGCTTTGAAATATTCGTTACTTGCCAGATTGATAAATAACTCATCTTTGGCAATTTCTTTATTCAAAGCAGCAGTGAGGTCTTCTTTCCAAAAATCGTATAAATCTTTTTCATTCCCGATGGCTATTTTTGTGCCCATTTCTAAACGATAAGCCTGAATTAAATCCAAAGGTTTCAAAACTCCGTATAACCCCGAAAGGATACGCAGTGAATTTTGCATTTTTCCGATGTGTTCGGGGTTGAGGGTATAAACATCAAGCCCTACATAGACCTCTCCGCTAAAAGAATAAACCGCCTGACGTGCATTTTCTGGAGTAAAAGGCAGATGAAAATTTTGATTACGTTGCCAATTTAACTCGGCGAGTTTTTCAGAAATCCCCATTAGTTGGGTAAGTTGTTTAGGGGATAGTTCTTTAAGCTGAGTTTGTATCTGACGAGTTTTTTTCTCAAACTGAGGCTGAGAATAATTGTCGGTAGGAATTTTACTTTCCATATCCAACGATTTGGCAGGAGAAATAACAATTTTCATAATCTATTTATTTTAAAAGTACAGCCCCCACGGTTACATAACTGGTTGAGTCGATAAGAATGGCACCTCCCATAGCACGTAGCTTATTATAGCTATCGTAAGCCAATGGAGCAGAAGTTTTTAATCGTACAGAAACGACTTCATTTAAACCTACACTTCCCTCAATGGAGTGTCTCTCAAGGGTATTTACATCAATACGTTCTTGAATTTCTTTAATGATAGCATTCACTACATTGGTGTTGTGTTGTAGTAGGTAACGTCCGCCAGCGTGTAGTGGACGCTCATCCATCCAACAAATGATAGCTTCCATTTCGTTGGAAACTTTTAGAGAATCATCTTCCTTAGCGATTAAAGCTCCGCGACTTACATCAATATCTTCTTTCAGATGCAATACAGCACTTTGCGGAGCGTGAGCCTCATTGACTTGCTGATTATTTACTTCTATTTGCGAGATAGTTGCCGAAATTCCTGAAGGGTAAATTTTTACTTGGTCTCCTTTTTTGAAAATTCCACTTTCAATTTTTCCAGCATATCCGCGATAGTCGTGATATTCTTCAGTTTGTGGGCGAAGCACTAATTGTACGGGAAAACGTGCGTGGGTTAAATCTACGGTACTTTCTAATTCCATAGTTTCTAAGCGTTCCAATAAAGGACAGGCTTTGTACCAGTTCATTCGGGTAGATTTTTCTACGATGTTGTCGCCCTCTAAAGCACTAATGGGGATAAACTCTACATTTTTAAGTTGGAGAGCATTAGCCACTTTCTCATAGTCGGAGACAATAGCCTCGAAACGTTCTTTAGAGAATCCTACTAAGTCCATCTTATTGATAGCCACTAAAACGTGTGGAATATTCAGTAGCGAAGCAATAATGGAATGTCTTCGAGTTTGTTCAATAACTCCATTTCTGGCATCGATAAGGATAATGATAACATCAGCATTTGATGCGCCAGTTACCATATTTCGAGTATATTGGATATGTCCAGGAGCATCAGCGATAATGAATTTTCGTCTTGGAGTAGCAAAATACTTGTAAGCTACATCAATGGTAATACCTTGTTCGCGTTCGGCACGTAGTCCATCGGTTAAAAGGGCTAAATCAACACTACCATCATCACGATTTTTGGAACTTCTTTCAAGGGCTTCCATTTGGTCAATTAAAATATTTTTGCTATCGTACAAAAGTCTCCCGATGAGAGTACTTTTTCCATCATCAACACTTCCTGCAGTTAAAAAACGTAATATATCCATACAATTCTGTAAATTAAAACATTAGAATATAATCTGCCTAAAAGACAAACTAAGGCAAATATACAGATTTTTAATGGTCAAACCACAGTATCATTAGTAAAAATATAGTTTTTTGAATTTGATAGATGTAAAATTTTGTTGTTATTTTTTAGGTAATTGTTTTGTTTTAAATAAAAAAGTAGTATATTTGCAACCGCTTTTGGGGAGATACTCAAGCGGCCAACGAGGGCAGACTGTAAATCTGCTGACTATGTCTTCGCAGGTTCGAATCCTGCTCTCCCCACAGATAAGAAACAGCCTCACTTTGTGAGGCTGTTTTTTGTTTTTATCTCACAAAATATCAATTATAATCCGATAACTACGCCTATATTTGGTACAAAACCTCCTGAGAAAGCACTTTTGTCTTTTTTGTAGAGTACATTATACGAGGCGCCTACTTGCAGGTAAGCATTACCTCCGATGTTTTGCATATATCCACCTCCAATATAAAGCGCATCTTCATTCGTTTTGAATGTCTTACGTGTGTTTTTGTGGTATTGCGAAATCATATAATGTTGAAAAGAAGAATGAAAATAAGCATATCTGCCCAAATAATAGTTTATAGCAGGACCAATACCAAACATAGAATTCCGATAGCTACTACTATTCAAGAAAGTGTAGTTAGCAATTGCAGTGGCTTCCAAATCAGGAGTAAGTTTGTAACCTACTCTGGGAGATATAAAAATGCCTAATCCACCATTTCCTCCGCTGACTCCAACATTTCCCCCAAAAGTCCAGGCAGACGTACGAGCAACCCCTGAAGTCATCGATTGATTTTGAGCATAAAGACCTCCAATAAATAAAACAAAGCAAGAAATCAATAATTTTTTCATAGTTTTTTGAGTTAAAGATATTTTAAGAAAATCAATTAATGTTTTTTTGAGAAATTCCTTCTTTTTTGGCTTGATAATTCTCTTTAAAATTTCGTTTTTTTCGTCGGTATAATTTACGTTGATTATTCCGATTGTTCCATAAAACTAATAGAAAAGCAATAGGCAAAAGCAATAAAAACCACATTTTATTTAAAATTTATTTTTATGTAAGTCGCTGTCAATAAGTCCGTCACGCAATCTGATGATGCGATGCGCGTGGTTGGCAATATCTTCCTCGTGGGTTACTAAAATCACGGTATTACCTCGGTTATGAATTTCGTCGAACAAATTCATAATTTCATACGAGGTTTTTGAGTCAAGGTTTCCTGTAGGCTCATCAGCCAAAATTATCGAGGGGTGGTTTACTAAAGCTCGGGCTACAGCTACTCGCTGACGTTGCCCCCCTGAAAGTTGGTTGGGTTTATGGTCTATACGGTCGGAGAGTCCTACCATTTCTAAAACTTCTTTGGAGCGTTTTTGTCGTTCTTCCTTTGGAAAACCCGCATAAACCATCGGTAAGGCAACATTGTCCAAAGCGGTAGTTCGTGGCATAAGATTGAAGGTTTGAAAAACGAAGCCGATTTCGCGATTTCGGATGTCTGCCAATTCATTATCCGTCATTTTACTAACATCTTTTCCATTAAGAATGTAACTCCCCGAAGTAGGAGTATCTAAACAGCCCAAAATATTCATCAAGGTAGATTTTCCTGAACCAGAGGGTCCCATAAGAGCGACATATTCTCCCTTTTTTATGGTCAAATTGATGCCTTTTAGTACGTGTAATACTTCGTTTCCCAATCGAAAATCACGCTTAATATCCTTTATTTCTAGTAAATTCATACGATATTCCTATTGAGTTACGAATATAATAAAAAAATATGATAATTCTTATGATGTGAAATAACTTTTGATAAAATATATGGAAATTTTTAATCACTATTTAAAATAGAATTTTTAATATAAATAAAGTGTTGTGGATTAGTTGTTTAATGTAGGGCTTTATTTGCTTTACTTCATTTTAAATCATTCAGAACAAAGCAAATGCTATTGGAGTTTTATATAAATTAACCTTAAACGTAATTTTATGTGTAAAACTTAAAATTTCTATTTTCAAATTTAGGTTTTCATAAGAAAATGTGTATTTTTGACAAGTATTAACTAATAATTTTGGAAAATAAATGGAAACAAAAGTAGATGCAAAAAGCATAATGCTTAAATTTGGAGGTCTGTTAGGTTTGGGTATGGTAATTTTACAAGTTATTCCTTACCTTACGGGAGAGGTTTATAACCCTGGTTCGGTTTTAACCTTATTAACTGGATTTTTAGGTTACGGAGTTATCATCGCTTGTATTGTTTTTGCGATGTTAGCGTTTCGTAAACAAAATGAAGGATTTATGGCTTTTGGTGAAGGGCTGAAAGTAGGTATGGGAGTAGCGGTAATCGGTGGATTGATTGTCGCTGTATATACTTTCATATTTATGAACTATATTGAGCCTGATTTTGCACAAAAAATATTAGAAATCGAAATGCAAAAAACATTGGAGGCTAACCCTCAAATGACTCAGGAACAAATGGATATGGCACAGAAGATTAGTTCTAAGTTTGCACAAACTTGGATAATTACAGCCATTAGCTTTGTAGGCTCGTTGTTTTTTGGCTTTATTGTTTCACTAGTTGCTTCTGCAGTTCTCCAAAAGAAAAGACCTGATACTTTTTAATTTAGGAGAAGTTATTTAAAGATTTTTAGGTCGTGTTATAAAAAGTATGATGATGGTTTGGGTTGTCAGGCTGATCGTAGTCGAAGCCTCATAATAGTAGGGCTTCTTCACATACTCCGTTTTCACGGACTTTGATCAGTCTGACAAGAATATCCTCTTTTTAAAGATATCATACTTTTACAACCATTTCTAAGCAAGCATTTTAATGATTTGAAAACTTTGGTAAACAAAAAGCTGCTCAAAAAAGAGCAGCTTTTCTATTTTTATTGAACTGTTTAGCTTTTGGTTTTAAGCTAACATAGTTACTGGATTTTCTAAAAAGGCTTTTAGCGTTTGTAAAAATTGTGCGCCAGTAGCTCCATCTACCGTTCTGTGGTCACAAGCTAAAGTGAGTTTCATAGTATTGCCGATAACAATTTGTCCGTTTTTAACCACAGGTTTTTCAACAATAGCACCTACCGAAAGAATAGCCGAATTAGGCTGGTTGATGATAGAGGTAAAACTTTCAATGCCAAACATACCCAAATTGGAAATGGTAAATGTACTGCCCTCCATTTCAGCAGGAGTTAGTTTTTTATTACGAGCTTTTCCTGCTAAATCTTTGACTTGTCCGCCGATTTGACTTAAAGAGAGCTGGTCGGCAAATTTCAAAACAGGTACTACTAAACCATCTTCAACAGCTACAGCCACTCCTAAATGTATGTGTTTGTTATACACGGTTACATCACCCTTCCAGGAGGTATTTACCTGCGGATGCTTCTTCAAAGCCATAGCACACGCTTTCAGCACCAAATCATTGAAAGAAACTTTGGTTTCTGGCAAATTATTGATTTGTGTACGCGATGCAATAGCGTTTTCCATATCAATTTCAATGGAAAGATAATAATGAGGTGCTGTAAATTTCGATTCGGAAAGGCGTTTAGCAATGGTTTTACGCATTTGCGAATTTTTAACCTCATCGGAGCTTTCCTCACCAAAAGTAGTTACCATACTAGCGGATTGTGTTGGAGCTGAAGCCGAAGTTTTTGCAGACGGAACAAAATTTTCAACATCTTTTTTGATGATGCGTCCATTTTCGCCACTGCCTTGTACCTCTGAAAGGTTAATACCTTTTTCCTCTGCAATTTTTTTAGCCAAAGGCGATACAAATATACGCTCGTTTTGGTTATTTGAAGTTTTAGGCGTTTCCTTAGCTATTGCTTCTGTTTTTTCAGCAGATTTATTTTCAGTAGGTTTTGGTGCTTGAAGGGTATTTCCTCCTTTTGCGTGAGCCAAAACAGCATCAACATCAGTACCTTTTTTACCGATGATTGCTAAAACAGCATCAATTGGGGCAGAGCCCCCTTCTTCAATGCCTATGTATAATAAAGTTCCAGAATAGAACGATTCAAACTCCATTGTGGCTTTGTCGGTTTCGATTTCTGCTAGAATATCGCCTTCCGAAACCTCGTCACCCACCTTTTTAAGCCAAGTAGCAACTGTACCTTCGGTCATCGTGTCGCTCAAACGTGGCATAGTAACGATTTCTGCACCTTCGGGTTTTGCAACATTCGCTACAGGTGCAGGAGTTGTTTCGGGTTCTGATTTGGTCTCTTCAGTTTTTGGAGCGGAGCTACCTCCACCAATCAAAGCAGAGATGTCTTCCCCTTCCTTACCAACAATAGCCAGTAGCGTATCTACCTTTGCCGTTTCTCCTTCTTGTAAACCAATATGAAGCAATGTACCAGAGTAAAAAGATTCAAACTCCATAGTTGCTTTATCGGTTTCAATTTCAGCAAGGATATCACCTTCTTGAATATGATCACCTACTTTTTTGAGCCATTTTGCAACAACACCTTCTTCCATAGTGTCGCTCAAACGTGGCATATTGATTATTTCTGCCATTTTTTATTATAATTTATGGGGTAAAAAAGGATAATTTTCTTGTTCGTAAACTACATCATACATCACATTTTTGCTTGGGAAAGGAGATTCTTCTGCAAATTTTTCACATTCTGCTACCAAATTTTTCACTCTTTCATCGATGGTTTGAATTTCCTCATCAGTGGCGTATTTGTTCTCGATAATCACGTCAAGCACTTGTGTGATGGGGTCGATTTTTTTGTATTCTTCAACCTCCTCTTTGGTTCGATAGTGTTGGGCATCGGACATAGAATGACCACGATAACGATACGTTCTGATATCAAGCAGTGTAGGTCCGTCGCCTCGTCGGGCTCTTTCTACGGCTTCGTAAACTGCTTCAGCAACAGCCACCGGATTCATACCATCTACTGGTGAGCAAGGCATTTCGTAGCCTAAACCAAGTTTCCAGATGTCAGGGTGGTTAGCCGTACGCTCTACCGAAGTTCCCATCGCATAATGATTATTTTCAATAATGAAAACTACGGGAAGTTTCCAAAGCATCGCTAGGTTGAAGGTTTCGTGCAATGACCCTTGTCTTGTAGCGCCATCTCCCATAAAGGTTAGGGTTACTCCATCTCTCCCAAAATATTTATCAGCGAAGGCTAAACCAGCCCCTAAAGGAATTTGTCCTCCAACAATACCGTGTCCGCCGTAAAAATGATGTTCTTTTGAGAAAATGTGCATTGAGCCTCCTAAACCTTGTGAAGTTCCAGTTGCTTTACCATAAAGTTCCGCCATCACTTTTCGCGGATCAACCCCTAAAGCAATGGGGTGCACGTGGTTACGATACGCGGTAATCATACGGTCTTTGGTGGGGTCAATGGCGTGCATACACCCTGCCACGATGGCTTCCTGCCCGTTGTACAAGTGCAAGAATCCTCTTACTTTTTGTTGAATGTACACTGCGGCGAGTTTATCTTCAAACTTTCTCCAGAAAAGCATATCCTCATACCATTTCAGGTACACATTTTTATCAATTTGTTTCATTATTATGGTATATTATAATCAGTTATATTTAAAGCGTAGCTAATTTTTAAACGTTGCTTATTGTTTTTTGTTTCTTCATATCAAGGAAGAAAAGCCAACCGCAAAAATAGGAAATATTTATAAATAAATCCATAAGAAATCCACTTATTTTTCGTTTTGGTGCGGTTTATTGCTCAGGCTATTGTGTGTTTTGTAGGTTATTTGAGTTAATTTTATGTTTAAGTTTTCATAACAAAAAGAGTATATTTCTTAAAAAAAAGTGAGTCCAAACTTGTTTTTTCCGGAAAAAATCGTACTTTTATCAAATCAATTTTAAACTGTGGTTATGAGTTATCAGGAGAAATACAATGAAAGTATGAAAAACACAGAGGCATTCTGGATGCAACAAACCGAGAATATCCGCTGGTTCGAAGCCCCTACCATTGGGCTTTTTCAAGAAAACGGGCAACAAAAATGGTTCAAAGACGGAAGGACAAATTTATGTTATTTAGCTTTGGACAGACATATTGAGCGGGGATTTGGAGATAAAGTAGCCTTAGTGTACGATTCCTTCCTTTATCAACAAAAAGTTACCTTTACGTTCAACGAAGCCAAAGGCGAAGTGGAGCGTTTGGCGGGCGGATTGAGTAGCTTAGGAGTTACCTCAGGCGATGTAGTTTTGATTTTTATGCCGATGATTCCGCAAACTATTTTTAGTATGTTGGCTTGTACGCGTATTGGAGCGGTTCACGCAATTGTTTACGGAGGACTTTCTGCCACTGATTTGGAAAAACACATCAATCACGTACGCCCAAAAGTGATTATAACGGCTTCATCGGGTATTGAAAATGATGCGATTGTATCTTATAAACCTATAGTTGACAAGGCTATCGATAAAGCGAAATTTAAACCGCAACACGTGGTGTTGTTTAATCGAAAATTGGGGGCATATCAAACCGTGCAGAAATATGATATAGACTATCACGAGTTTGTTAAAATGGCTACTCCAATGGGCTGTAGAATACTTCCTTCATCGCATCCTTCTTCCGTAGTATTTGTAACTGATACTGATAATGTACTTCGAGGGATGGTTAGGGATACTGGAGGGTTTGCTGTCAGTTTAGCTTATTCTATGCGTAATGTTTTAGATGTAAGCCGAGAAACGGTATTTATGACTTCCTTTAATTTGGATACTATTGTTGGTAGTGATTTTAGCGTATATGCACCACTTATTTTAGGGGCTTGTACGGTGATATATGAGGGGGAAAGCTCTAAGAATATGCCTCCTGATGAAATATGGCGATTGGTGGAAGAATACAAAATAAGCCATTTTATGCTGTCTCCTTCAGTGATGCGCCACATCAAAAATAGAGACCCTAAAGGTAAAGCGGCACAATCTAGAGATATTTCCAGCCTAAAATATATGTTTTTTACCGGAGAGCGCTTTGAGCTTACTTTATTCGATTATATTAAAAGGTCAGTTCAAGCCACTATAACCAACCTTTGGTTGCCGTCTGAGGCTGGAGTACCCGTTATTGCAAATTGTATGGGACTTGAGCATCATCAAGTGAGTACATCTGATATTGGTAGGGCAGTTCCAGGATACAAAATTCAGGTACTTTCTGATATGAAAGGAGAACTTTTATCGTACGATCAAGAAGGAGTATTGGCGTACGATTACCCTCTTGCTCCAGGGTTTGTACAAACGTATTGGAATAATCCAAACCAGTTCGAGCAAGATTTCTTGGCGCAATACCCAGGTTATTTCTCGTCTTCGTATTTTGGTTCGGTAGATAAAGACGGATATTTCCATATTTCAGGAAAGGTGACTGACCAGATTCTGGTGGCAGGGAAAAACATTTCGGCGGTGGAGCTGGAGCAGGTCATTATTGCGCATCCTATGGTTTGTGAATGTGCTGTTGTAGGATTGGAAGACGAAAGCAAAGGAAATGTTCCAATAGCCGTTGTTGTGCCTAATCCAGAGTTTGAGTTCTATGATTCGGTGGCTATGGAAAACAGTATCAAACAACACGTAATGAAAGATTTTAATACGCTTGGATTTATAGATAGGGTGTTGAAAGTGAAAAGGTTGCCTCGTTGTAAAGAAGGGCGTTTGCTTCGTGATTCCATTCGTCGTATGCTGAATGGTAAAAAATACGAAATTCCTTCGGCAATATCTAATCCTGAAGTATTTGATGAATTGATTCACAAATTCAAACGTAAAAAAATAGGAGCTTTTTCCGACGGAAATCAAACAGCAAATTCTCTCAAAATATTAGCAGACCGATATTATAACATCAATTCGCTTTCCAAGTATATTGATGTGTACCGTATCTCTCAAAGCGACCCTATCGACTTTTGGGAGACCGTTGCAACCAATAACTTCTTTTGGAGAAGACGTTGGGAACAAGCCTTCAAATGGGATAAAGAAAATCATCACGTGGAGTGGTTTTCAGGTGCCAAATTAAATATCACGGAAAATTGTATTGACCGTCATTTGGGTGAAAAGGGGCAACAAACAGCAATCATTTGGGAACCTAATCATCCTGATGATCAGGCACAACACATTACCTATGCTGAGTTGTCAAAACGAGTCAATAAAATGGCAAACGTGCTCAAAGACAAGGGAATAAAAAAAGGCGACCGTGTATGTATTTATCTGCCAATGATTCCCGAACTTGCCGTATCTGTACTTGCTTGTGCACGTATTGGCGCGGTGCATTCGGTGGTTTTTGCTGGTTTTTCATCTACGGCATTGGCTACTCGAATAAACGATGCTCAATGCAAAATGGTTATTACTTCCGATGGAGCTTCACGTGGAGAAAAAATCATTGATTTAAAGTCAATTGTAGATGAAGCACTTAAAGATAACGTTTGTGTCGAATCCGTTTTGGTGGTTGACCACTTACAATCAGATGTTTCAATGCTTCCTAACCGTGATTATTGGTTGAAATCTTTGCTACAAGAAGCCTCTGAACAATGCCCTGCTACAGAAATGGATGCTGAGGATATGCTTTTCATCTTATACACTTCGGGTTCTACGGGAAAACCTAAAGGAATAGTTCATACTACGGCGGGGTATATGGTGTATAGTGCGTTCACTTTTAATAATGTATTCCAGTACAAATCTGGAGATATTCATTGGTGTACCGCTGATATTGGTTGGATTACGGGGCATAGTTACATTCTTTACGGACCATTACTCAACGGAGCTACTACAGTCATTTTTGAAGGCGCACCATCATATCCTGATTTTGGAAGATATTGGCAAATCGTTGAGAAACATAAAGTAACACAGTTCTATACTGCACCAACTGCAATACGTTCGTTAGCAAAACAATCTATAGAATTTACTCAAAAATACGACCTCTCAAGTCTTAAAATATTGGGTTCGGTAGGAGAACCCATTAACGAAGAAGCGTGGCATTGGTATAACGACCATATCGGTAAGAAAAAGTGCCCTATTGCCGATACTTGGTGGCAAACCGAAACAGGCGGAATTATGATAGCGCCTATTCCGTTTGCTACTCCCACCAAACCTACCTACGCAACATTGCCCTTACCAGGGATTTTTCCTGTACTTATGGGAGAAAATAATCAAGAAATTACAGCGAATTCTTCCGAAGGACATTTGTGTATTTCCCACCCGTGGCCTGGAATGGCACGTACCATTTACGGAGACCATAATCGTTATGTAGAGACCTATTTCTCAACCTATGAGGGTAAATATTTTACTGGAGACGGAGCTTTGCGTGATGAAGTAGGATATTACCGAATCACAGGAAGGGTAGATGATGTGATTATCGTTTCGGGACATAATTTGGGTACCGCCCCTATTGAAGATGCTATAAATGAGCATCCTGCTGTGTCCGAGTCGGCAATTGTTGGCTTCCCACACGAGGTTAAAGGAAATGCACTTTATGGGTATATCATTTTAAAAGATGAAGGACGCGTTCACGATAATGTTCGTAAAGAAATCAATCAGATTATTTCCGATAAAATTGGTGCTATTGCAAAATTAGATAAAATACAGATTGTTAGCGGATTACCTCGTACACGAAGCGGAAAAATTATGCGACGTATTTTACGTAAAATTGCAATGCACGATACGGCTGATTTAGGCGATACCTCAACACTTTTGAATCCTGAAATTATAAACGACATCATTGAAGGAGCTTTATAATTTCTAGGTCAAACGTACGAAATAATATTTTTTTATTGAAACCACATAGAAACATAGTTTTTTTTGATGTTTCTATGTGGTTTCAAACTTGATTTACAGAAAATTTACGTTTTTTACTAACTTTTTAAGTTCAAATAAATGAATTAATGGTCAATAATTTTTGTACGTTAGCCCTAAGATAACCTCATTTCAACAAATAAATTCTATATTTGTATGCGATGAAAAAGAAGAACAATGATTCACTATATATCCAATGAAACCTTAAACTTAGAGCGACTTGAGGTTATTATTTCAGAGGGCGTTAAGCTCAAACTTTCTGAAGAAGCAGTGGTTAACATTGAAAAAAGTTACACTTATTTACAAAACAGATTAAAAAACGCAACAAACCCGATTGAGAATGTTGTTAGCGCTTCTTGTTTTGACTCAAACGGGAAAATACTTCCTCAAAAAATATCAGAAAACCAACACAATTTGCTAAAATCATACGCTTGTGGGTTTGGTCGTACTGCTCCTGATACTATCGTAAAATTGATGTTGTTTTTGAAGGTACAATCGCTTAGTTATGGTTACAGTGGGGTGCATTTGAAAACGGTGGAACGACTTATTGATTTTTTCAATAACGATATTTTACCTGTGGTGTATCTGGAAGGTGCTCCTGATGATCGTATCTCTTTGGCAAATATGGCCTTACCTTTAATCGGAGAAGGAGAAGTACGTATAAATGGTAAAGTTTTTTCGGCCTGTGAATTGGAAGCTCAATACGGTTGGCGGTCTCTTCAGTTGGGAGCTAAAGAAGGCGAAGCCCTTTTGGTAGGAACACAATTAACAACGGCTTATGCGGTTTATTGTTTGATTAAATCGTTGAAAATATGTGTGTTGTCCGATTTTATTGCTTCTTTATCCGCTGATGTATTTGGTGCGGACGCAAGTCCTTTTTTAGCTGAAGTTCAAGCAGTTCGTCCGCATAAGGGACAAATTTTAACGGCAAAAAATCTTAGAACATTCTTAAGTAATAACGAGAAAAAAGAACAATA
This genomic window from Capnocytophaga canimorsus contains:
- a CDS encoding GNAT family N-acetyltransferase, with product MIVLQKALPDDLPLIWEIIQQAIRSRKEEGSTQWQDGYPNLNTIAADIAQQYGYVVLHNLEIIGYVAVIFDVEPAYEILEGHWLSQKGTPYMVVHRMAISIRAKGKGFAHQILQKAEILAKQRGVNSIKIDTNFDNYAMLKVLEKAKYTYCGTVYFRGTPRMAFEKLLMTD
- the yaaA gene encoding peroxide stress protein YaaA codes for the protein MKIVISPAKSLDMESKIPTDNYSQPQFEKKTRQIQTQLKELSPKQLTQLMGISEKLAELNWQRNQNFHLPFTPENARQAVYSFSGEVYVGLDVYTLNPEHIGKMQNSLRILSGLYGVLKPLDLIQAYRLEMGTKIAIGNEKDLYDFWKEDLTAALNKEIAKDELFINLASNEYFKAIDTRKLKATIITPIFKDWKGDSLKTISFFAKKARGLMARYLIENQIDSIEDIKGFNYEGYHFSQEHTLKPNELVFVR
- a CDS encoding sulfate adenylyltransferase subunit 1; the encoded protein is MDILRFLTAGSVDDGKSTLIGRLLYDSKNILIDQMEALERSSKNRDDGSVDLALLTDGLRAEREQGITIDVAYKYFATPRRKFIIADAPGHIQYTRNMVTGASNADVIIILIDARNGVIEQTRRHSIIASLLNIPHVLVAINKMDLVGFSKERFEAIVSDYEKVANALQLKNVEFIPISALEGDNIVEKSTRMNWYKACPLLERLETMELESTVDLTHARFPVQLVLRPQTEEYHDYRGYAGKIESGIFKKGDQVKIYPSGISATISQIEVNNQQVNEAHAPQSAVLHLKEDIDVSRGALIAKEDDSLKVSNEMEAIICWMDERPLHAGGRYLLQHNTNVVNAIIKEIQERIDVNTLERHSIEGSVGLNEVVSVRLKTSAPLAYDSYNKLRAMGGAILIDSTSYVTVGAVLLK
- a CDS encoding ABC transporter ATP-binding protein: MNLLEIKDIKRDFRLGNEVLHVLKGINLTIKKGEYVALMGPSGSGKSTLMNILGCLDTPTSGSYILNGKDVSKMTDNELADIRNREIGFVFQTFNLMPRTTALDNVALPMVYAGFPKEERQKRSKEVLEMVGLSDRIDHKPNQLSGGQRQRVAVARALVNHPSIILADEPTGNLDSKTSYEIMNLFDEIHNRGNTVILVTHEEDIANHAHRIIRLRDGLIDSDLHKNKF
- a CDS encoding DUF4199 domain-containing protein is translated as METKVDAKSIMLKFGGLLGLGMVILQVIPYLTGEVYNPGSVLTLLTGFLGYGVIIACIVFAMLAFRKQNEGFMAFGEGLKVGMGVAVIGGLIVAVYTFIFMNYIEPDFAQKILEIEMQKTLEANPQMTQEQMDMAQKISSKFAQTWIITAISFVGSLFFGFIVSLVASAVLQKKRPDTF
- a CDS encoding pyruvate dehydrogenase complex dihydrolipoamide acetyltransferase produces the protein MAEIINMPRLSDTMEEGVVAKWLKKVGDHIQEGDILAEIETDKATMEFESFYSGTLLHIGLQEGETAKVDTLLAIVGKEGEDISALIGGGSSAPKTEETKSEPETTPAPVANVAKPEGAEIVTMPRLSDTMTEGTVATWLKKVGDEVSEGDILAEIETDKATMEFESFYSGTLLYIGIEEGGSAPIDAVLAIIGKKGTDVDAVLAHAKGGNTLQAPKPTENKSAEKTEAIAKETPKTSNNQNERIFVSPLAKKIAEEKGINLSEVQGSGENGRIIKKDVENFVPSAKTSASAPTQSASMVTTFGEESSDEVKNSQMRKTIAKRLSESKFTAPHYYLSIEIDMENAIASRTQINNLPETKVSFNDLVLKACAMALKKHPQVNTSWKGDVTVYNKHIHLGVAVAVEDGLVVPVLKFADQLSLSQIGGQVKDLAGKARNKKLTPAEMEGSTFTISNLGMFGIESFTSIINQPNSAILSVGAIVEKPVVKNGQIVIGNTMKLTLACDHRTVDGATGAQFLQTLKAFLENPVTMLA
- the pdhA gene encoding pyruvate dehydrogenase (acetyl-transferring) E1 component subunit alpha, producing MKQIDKNVYLKWYEDMLFWRKFEDKLAAVYIQQKVRGFLHLYNGQEAIVAGCMHAIDPTKDRMITAYRNHVHPIALGVDPRKVMAELYGKATGTSQGLGGSMHIFSKEHHFYGGHGIVGGQIPLGAGLAFADKYFGRDGVTLTFMGDGATRQGSLHETFNLAMLWKLPVVFIIENNHYAMGTSVERTANHPDIWKLGLGYEMPCSPVDGMNPVAVAEAVYEAVERARRGDGPTLLDIRTYRYRGHSMSDAQHYRTKEEVEEYKKIDPITQVLDVIIENKYATDEEIQTIDERVKNLVAECEKFAEESPFPSKNVMYDVVYEQENYPFLPHKL